A window of Solanum stenotomum isolate F172 chromosome 9, ASM1918654v1, whole genome shotgun sequence genomic DNA:
taaaataactcTTTGAAGTTAGTGAAGATTGTTGGAAATCTTATACACTGTAGATCGTGATTAAGAATTtagtcgtttggtagagtgtataagaacaATGCAAAATAGGGTGCATtggtaatgcttgcattagtagtgcttgcattagtaatgcCTACATTAGTTATGCAAGCATTATTTCTtgtacattgtttggtttgatgtattagaaataacaaatttttGCATAACTTCTATTAAAAATAGAGAtaagagtctgaaaaatactccaactttgaccgaaattggtGTTACGAAACCAAACTTtaatgaggacctattacccccccccccacagactatttaataccgtattttaaacatatatatttgcccatgtGGGCATAAAatataatgcaaaattataaatagtaatgtgtccacgtaggtacatatatacctttaaaatacactattaaatagttcatggggtaaaaaatacactattaaatagttcagggggggtaataggtcctccataaagtttggtatcgtaacaacaattttggccaaagttggggtatttttcagacccttatcccttaaaaatacatatgtttacaaaaatacccttcacactttatttatttgtacactTCCTTTGCAAAAAAAGTTCTTTGCTAAAacgtcaaaaaaaaattatttgctaaaacatcattaactcttcttctttttttcaaaaattatatcaaatagTTGTACTATtgcatcaaaatatttttgtgaaaagttggcaaaaaattttttttatcaaatttattgtCACAATAgtaaaaaatttgattaaactatattgaaattagatttttttaaaaaaaaaaaaatacttaagaGGCCATAAAGCCTATTAAGACACCGACAAATTAAAAGACATTGAaaagcaaatcaaaataaaaataaaaacttatgacaacaaagaaaatgaaaagactttaagggtagttttgtaattatttaatataatgcAAGTGTTAAAATGCTatttattactaatacctagaatttcttggtattagtaatacacaacttaatacacaatagagtgtataactaatgtttgCGTTTGTTATACATGACATGAAAACGTGTATCAAATAAGGTACTACTAATACACACACCTAGTGCATGCATTATATTTCCTAATACACTTTACCAAATGACCGCAATTTAATTTCATATAATGGACAAATATAGTTAGACATTTCAAAATAacatagtggacaactattgttggatgAAGAGCAGTTCATAATATTTATTGGATCTATGTTTTTTGGTCAAGTTCTAgtcctttattttattaaaatacactatatttacaattatttatctggcaaataaagtaatttattaatattttttaattactaaCACAATATGCACGTAAAACAcctattttataattataattagaaaaaaaacaagaacaCATACTCGCATAGAATTTGAATAATCTTTAACACTAGAGCACAGGCAAGATCATAATCAATTCACATAAAGAAATCAGTGACATTATATATCTGtaaatgtatttaaatatttaatatttatttatttaacctTTATTATACTTTATATATTATAGATTGACTGATTGAATAAAAAGGCGTAGAATCAgagtttgatcaattttttgaaGATGGTTAATTATTATACTAGCGGAAAAGAAGATGGTTATTCTAGAGGAATAATTGTACGAAGATCATACTGTTATTAAAATGATTATTACTATTATAAGTAAAAAGAATTAGTAACAGAGTGATAAaatatattgttaaaaaaaCTAACTTATTTACTCTGATACTATTACAGAGTATTGTTTCAATCCAAGAAATAATACTACTTGTTCCGTCCACCTTACTTATTCTTACTTATTTGGTGTTTGACTTGACGCATTCCTTaataaatactaataataattatatattaattattaaaatattgaaaaatgaataataataagaataaaatagatataaaataataaagttggacttgtaactattttaaataaacaaaaatggaCGGAGAggttaaaaacatttttttaaatttgggtTAATACATAATTTAATAAAGGATTAAGGAAAATGGGTGGAGGTTCCAACAGCAATTAGTCAACAATATTAGCATTATTATTCATATAGCCAAAATTTAGCCGGTGATCCCCACGTGTCAATCATCCTTTAGAAAAATGAAGACGAAACGCCACGATATGGACACACATGTTTCCGTCCAACAAACTCTAAGTCTTAAATAATCAAAACTTACGTGTCCTTCTAATTCTCATCCCACGTTTCttctctactatatatatatacacaaataatcattccatttacccaattataattaataaaatggtGCGGCCTAAAGTAAGCAAAGAGAAAAAAGTGAAAGGGGATCGTTACAAGGGTGTGCGTATGAGAAAATGGGGAAAATGGGTAGCTGAAGTACGGCAACCGAAAAGCCGTGACAGAATATGGTTAGGCTCTTACGATACTGCGGAAGAAGCGGCTAGAGCTTATGATGCAGCGGTGGTTTGTTTACGTGGACCGTCCGCGATGATTAATTTCCCGGACGATCCACCGGTTATTTCGTGTGATGGTGATCATAAGTTGTTGTCACCTTCGGAAATTCAAGTGGAGGCATCGAGACATGCACGTAGTACTAGAGTTAGTGAAGAAGAGTCTGCTGCAGCTGTTGATGATGCCGTAGACCACGGCAGATCAGCAGCTGTGGAGAGTGTGTTTTTTAGAGATGATTTGGAGTTTGAATGTTCTTCTTTAGATCATGGTGAAGTAGTGTTGcatgatgatttgtttgatagTGCTAGAATGTGGTCCTTTTGATGAATTCAAACACCTTTTGTTCCAACTTACTACTAAATTAATGTTGCTTATTTCTACGTGGTTGTATTTGGACTagattaaaaattattcaagTTTAGCTTGTATCCACTTAAAagtcaatttcctttttttttgtttttatatattattattaatcaaGTGTATGCGTTTGCATGTATGATGTATCGTGTTGAATTGTTAATAAACAgcaaatgttaaaaaaaattatatggaaaACCATCTAAAATGTTCCTCaaattggtacaaaattatcGTCGCTGACTTTCAAATATCTCTAACgtcaatttttttacttataatgTTCCTTTCTAACGGCCTAGTTcctaaataatattaatgaattcaTTAATTACATATCTGGGttatttgaaatgaaattttt
This region includes:
- the LOC125876818 gene encoding ethylene-responsive transcription factor ERF018-like — translated: MVRPKVSKEKKVKGDRYKGVRMRKWGKWVAEVRQPKSRDRIWLGSYDTAEEAARAYDAAVVCLRGPSAMINFPDDPPVISCDGDHKLLSPSEIQVEASRHARSTRVSEEESAAAVDDAVDHGRSAAVESVFFRDDLEFECSSLDHGEVVLHDDLFDSARMWSF